The following nucleotide sequence is from Solidesulfovibrio carbinolicus.
CCAATGCGGGCGGCCACGCCCCGGCCGGGCACGGCCTCGAAAGCCTCGGGATCGGGCAGGGCGGGCGTTTGTTCCCGGGCGGCCTCGGCCACGGCCTTGGCCAGGGGATGTTCCGAGCGGGCCTCGGCCGCCCCGGCCAGGGCCAGCAAGGCGGCCGGGTCCTGGCCGGCGGACGGGACCAGATCGGTCAGGCGCGGCGCGCCCACGGTCAGCGTCCCGGTCTTGTCGAACACCACCGTGTCCACGGTTCCTGCCGCCTGCAAGGCCGCCCCGGATTTGACCAGGATGCCCAGGCGCGCCCCGCGCCCCGTGCCCACCATGATGGAGGTGGGCACGGCCAGCCCCATGGCGCAGGGGCAGGCGATGACCATGACCGCGACGAAAATCCGCAGCGAAAAGGACAGATCGGCCCCGCCGATAAAAAACCAGGCCAGCCCGGAAACCAGGGCCACGGCCATGACCGTGGGCACGAAATAAAAACTCACCGTGTCGGCCAGATTGGCGATGGGGGCCTTGGAACCCTGGGCGCGGCGCACGAGTTCCACGATGCGCGACAGCGTGGTGTCCTGGCCCACCCGGGTGGCCCGGACGAGCACCGCGCCGGCGGTGTTCTGGGTGCCGGCCGAGACGGCGTCGCCGAGAGTCTTGGCCACGGGCATGGGTTCGCCGGTCAGCATGGACTCGTCCACCCGGGTGGCCCCGTCGGTGACCAGACCGTCCACCGGGATGCGTTCGCCGGGCCGCACCAGGACCACGTCGCCGGGTTCGACCTCGGCCAGGGGCACGACTTCTTCCCGGCCGTCGCGCATCAGGGTGGCCGTGTCCGGGGCCAGGCGCAAAAGCGCCGCGATGGCTCCGGAGGTTTTGAACTTGGCCGAGGCTTCGAGGTATTTGCCCAGGCTGATCATGGCCAAAAGCACCCCGGCCGATTCGTAGTAGAGGTCCATGGCCCGGGCGGCCGGGTCCGAACCGAGAAGGATCAGGGCCGTGCCGGCCAGGCTGTAGGCCAGGGCCGCGCCGGTGCCGATGGCCACCAGACTGTCCATGTTGGGGCCGCCGCGCATAAGCGCTGGCAGGCCGTCGGCGTAAAAGCGCCGGCCGATCCAGACGATGGGGGCGCAAAGGGCCAGCTGGGCCAGGGCAAAGGCGGCGGGCGAGGCGTCGGGATGCAGGAAATGCGGCAGGGGCAGCCCGAGCATGTGGCCCATGGAGAGGACCAGCAGCGCCCCGGCCAGGCCCAGGGCCGGGACGAGTTCGCGGCGCTTGGCGGCCAGCTCCTCCTGGGCCTTGGCCTGGCGCTGGGCCAGCCGGTCCGGCCCGGCGGCCAGGGGGACGGCGGCGAAGCCGAGGTCGGCGATGGCCTGACGGATCTGACGCCGGGTGAGCGTGGCCGGGTCGAAGGCGAAGCGGCCCGTGCCCTCGGCCAGGTTGACCGACGCTTCGACGATGCCCGGCAGCTTGCCCACCACCCGTTCGATGCGCGAGGAACAGGCGGCGCAGTGCATGCCGGTGATGGTCGTGTCGTAGACGGCGTGCTCCGGCGGTGGCGACCCCAGCGAAAAGCCCAGATCGGCCACCCGGGCGGCGATGGCGTCCAGGTTGACGATCCCGGGATCATAGGTCAGGCGCAAGGAGGCGTCGGCCAGATTGACCGAGGCTTCTTCAATGCCGGACTGGCCGCCCAGAACGCGTTCGATGCGCGAGGAACAGGCGGCGCAGTGCATGCCGCCGACCGGGAGCGTCACTGTTTTG
It contains:
- a CDS encoding heavy metal translocating P-type ATPase, whose product is MTQSPRKTVTLPVGGMHCAACSSRIERVLGGQSGIEEASVNLADASLRLTYDPGIVNLDAIAARVADLGFSLGSPPPEHAVYDTTITGMHCAACSSRIERVVGKLPGIVEASVNLAEGTGRFAFDPATLTRRQIRQAIADLGFAAVPLAAGPDRLAQRQAKAQEELAAKRRELVPALGLAGALLVLSMGHMLGLPLPHFLHPDASPAAFALAQLALCAPIVWIGRRFYADGLPALMRGGPNMDSLVAIGTGAALAYSLAGTALILLGSDPAARAMDLYYESAGVLLAMISLGKYLEASAKFKTSGAIAALLRLAPDTATLMRDGREEVVPLAEVEPGDVVLVRPGERIPVDGLVTDGATRVDESMLTGEPMPVAKTLGDAVSAGTQNTAGAVLVRATRVGQDTTLSRIVELVRRAQGSKAPIANLADTVSFYFVPTVMAVALVSGLAWFFIGGADLSFSLRIFVAVMVIACPCAMGLAVPTSIMVGTGRGARLGILVKSGAALQAAGTVDTVVFDKTGTLTVGAPRLTDLVPSAGQDPAALLALAGAAEARSEHPLAKAVAEAAREQTPALPDPEAFEAVPGRGVAARIGGREVLVGTAAFLAERGIAADPALEAADAGLAGAGKTPVRLAVDGVAAAVLAVADAPRPEAAAVAAALKKRGLGVVMLTGDHEATARAVAASLGIEHVVARVLPERKEAEVAALQAAGHKVAMVGDGINDAPALARADLGVAMGSGIDVAVESCDVVLMRNDLSGVPAALELSRAVIANIKQNLFWAFAFNVIGIPVAAGALHVFGGPTLNPMIAGTAMALSSFTVVTNALRLRFFAPSPIGS